The window ccctaagttttaaaatacgagtaaaagtgatacagaccccgtcaggctatggtagacatgtcattcaaccgatttaaagtcgatgtactatcacaagggtcttgaaaatttattatgaaggttgaaaaattacatggtgtcactttaagtgtaaaattagtgtgcgaaaatagagcactttaagtaaccaggctacacacacacacacacacacacacacacacacacacacacacacacacacacacacacagtgatcatattttattttgaattttagGGAATCCACCCAGAACTTGTGAGTGATGTGGTGGTGCGAAAGCCAACAGCAATAGGCAAGAGCGATGTTAGGTCCACATTGTACCAGGCATATTCAGGTTATGTGACAAAATAATGTCCATTTTACTTTTACTATGAAAGCAAAATGTTGATTTCAAAGGTTTACTTACTGTATCTTTTCTTTCTTTAGGACCATTTCCTGACCCTGATTTGATGGCTGCTGGAGGCAAGATGTGCGAGGTGCAACCCCAGCCTCTCATTGCCCTTGTGTTAGAAGGCTTGTGTGACATGGACCTGACTCCATCCAAATTTGGCCCTGTTCCACGTGGATCCCCCTATCATACCATTGTCCACCTCCACTGGAAACATCCAGTGACATTATCCTGCACTATTTGGCTCCTGAATTTCCAGCTCTTCCTCTGGATCAGCATACCTTATATAACCTGGACTTTGTTCCAACATTGCACCAGCAACTGCACCTACAGTCATTACAAGTGTCACCACAAATGGCCTGGGAAATTGAGAAGGGAACCAGGCAGAAGTCCAAATGTCCTGCATGGGCGCAGTTACGTCAACCACGGTTAACTGCCAGTCGCTTTCGAGAGGCCTGCTCTTCCTGGGAGGGAAATGCAGATCCAGAGGCTGCAGCAAAGGCCCTTGCAGACCAAATGATAAGAGGCTCCAGAAAACAAACTGCTGCAATGGTACGAGGTTTGCAAGTGGAGTCAGAAGTCCTGACCAATTATGCTAAATTAATGGCAGTTAATGTGCTGTCTGTTGGATTTGTCATTCCCCCAGAAGCTCCACATCTTGGGGCTAGTCCAGACGGTAGGGTCTATGACCCTTCTGAGTCACCGCCGTTTGGACTTGTTGAAGTGAAGAGCACCACAAAACATGATGATTCGCAGGTTGCGCACCTTAAGAGGGAAAACGGCTATGTCAGGCTGAGGCAGTCACACCGATACTTCTGGCAGGTTCATGGTCAATTAGCAGTAACCGGCCTTGAGTGGTGTGACTTTGTCACAGACACTCAGGCAAATGTATATGTTGAAAGAATTTGGCGAAATGATTCGTTCATCCTCAAAATGAAGgagaaattagaccttttttACTACAACACATACATGGATGTGTACTTGAAATTGCACTGAACTGTCCTGGACTCTCAGTAAATGTCTAGAGGTTTCATGTTATTGAACTTTTCAATCAATCAGTTCAACATTTTGTACAACTACACTTACACTatgtcttttaaaatatttgctgtaatgggaatgtttttttattaatcagTTGCATTTACTCATTATTTTACATGTCCATGAAATAACCTGTGTaggtaatttttttatatttgaagtTAATTACTAATTATCATATTGACCTGCTAATGCACATACTTTCC is drawn from Misgurnus anguillicaudatus chromosome 6, ASM2758022v2, whole genome shotgun sequence and contains these coding sequences:
- the LOC141364147 gene encoding uncharacterized protein, with the translated sequence MAYSCSCVAGKGFCNHIVALLYQTAHYLQLGEKTVPPPLACTSDLQRWHRPRTQGIHPELVSDVVVRKPTAIGKSDVRSTLYQAYSGPFPDPDLMAAGGKMCEVQPQPLIALVLEGLCDMDLTPSKFGPVPRGSPYHTIVHLHWKHPVTLSCTIWLLNFQLFLWISIPYITWTLFQHCTSNCTYSHYKCHHKWPGKLRREPGRSPNVLHGRSYVNHG